From the Echeneis naucrates chromosome 7, fEcheNa1.1, whole genome shotgun sequence genome, the window AATGTGTCCATCAAAACCTCCCATGGCATAtatatatccatccatcacagTGACACTGACATAGCAGCGCCTGAAATGCATCGGTGCTACCTCATGCCAGGTGTGTGTCTCCATATCAAATCTGTGTACAGTGTTGAACTGAAACACTCCATCAAAGCCGCCAACACAGTAAACTGATGTGTTGATAAACGCTGTGCCATGGTAGGCCACTGGAGTCTTTGCCTCATTGATTATGCTGACCCAACGCTCTGCTCGGACATTATATGTCTCAAAGTGACAGGAGGGATGACCTCCAGTCCAGCCTCCTATGGCCAAAAGGATTTGTGGTGGCAGGCGCGGACAGACCAAATGGTCATAAACAATAGAGTTGGAGAAACTCTTGGCTCTAACGTCAAGCATGACATCGATGGTCTTGAGGAGAATTCGTCGGCACTCTTCACTCGCCTTGACCACTTCATTGTCATTCACATTCTCCATGATGTATTCTGGACTTATCAAAGATAGCCTGACCTGCACAGAgatataaagacagaaacacagcatgACTAACTTTACACAGATACTCTACAATAGTTTTActatcataattttttttagcaattgCTCAGAAACTCCCAGATCGTGAGGTTTGTCAAGCTAGTAGTCGGATGATGGAAAGGATTGTACAGAACTCTTGCTGATCAGCATCTTTCTTCCCCCTGgtaaacttttattattttgtcttgaCAGCTTTACATCTGAACTTGTTGGCTTTGTGAGACTTGATACTGAATTGTTAAGGAAGTTTTGTATTTATGATGTAAGACATGCTCAGGTGACTGTAGCAGCGGCTCAGCAGTTGTTCTCCCCTCATTTACCTTGGACAAAAGCAGAGACGAGTATTCTCTGCGTTTCTCAGGTGCGCTGCTGATCCAGTGGAGGACGGCCTCAAACACTGACTGCTCTTTCTTCACATTGAGCTGGTCATTTTCAATGATCTTAGCAAGTTCCTGCGCAGACAGGAGCAGGAATTCCCCTGAGGTGGCAGCAACCTCCTCGAAGTGCTTGAGAATGAAGAGGAAGGCCTTGTGTTTCAGTTCGGGGTGGTAATAGAGGTCTGTGAACCACCAGATGCTGATGCAATTCTGTACGTCGAGCTGCTCCTCCAGAATCTGACTGCAGGCTTTTAGGATCCCGGCTATAGCAAACCGATCGGCCGCTACAAAAACCTCTTGTATGTTCTCTTGTGTCACAGGAACAGAGCCGGTGTAGGCGAACTCAATGATGAGCCTCATCATGTCAAGTGACACATTGGGAATGTCGAAGACCCGACTGTCTGGGGTGGACCAGTGGGTGAAGAGAGCTCTGGGCCAGAGAGGACACAAAACAAGAGGGTGAAAATAAAGTGCTCCACATGTCCCCGTCATATTCACACTTCACAAATAACAAACATAAAGATCCTGCTGCCTCAGAGTAGTTTCACAAATCTTACCAAACCAAGCACAAAACAAGTGCAAGTTGATCAAAGCTTCAGTCTCTGAAAAACCCGGCTGAATTAAAATCTACTTAAGCGCCCAGAAGTAATGTTAAGATACTGTTTGTTGGAAAATGGCCAAATTTAACAATCACGCATTAGCAGCACCTTAAgtaaaaactgaaggaaaaaaaatttggtTTGAGTTTAAAATATGAAACCTAAAGTGTTcactatttcatattttttgtggcttttatttCTTAGGTGATAAAACTTGTTCCTCCATGAATTAATTTCGCTTATTAATAGTGGGTTGTTTTTTAACTCATAAATGGTTTTCTGATGAGGCAgactgatgttctttgcttatTTGAAAGTACAAACTAACTTCTCCCTGTTAAAACTAACCAGCTCACCTGAAATATGGGCTGCAGTTACTCAGgatgagcttgtgtgtgtaaaattcAACACCATCCACTCTGATCACTGCGTCACAAAGCTGTTGCTCCCGGCGTAGCTCATTTTGCACCCAGCTGCTCTCACTcatcttcacttttcagactctcaccaagtgtgtgtgtgtgatgttgtgagAACAGTGTGCACTTTTCCAGGGCCGGATTTTAGAGTGGAccattgtgacatcacaaattcTTCAGCACAAAAGGACAACATTCTGAAAATCTAAAAGTCTttttgtgtcacttcctgttttattttaaaatttaatgatTCATCTTGTCTAGTGTCATTCCTCATGTCCCATCAAGCTTCCCAGCTGTGCGATTACTGTTCTGTGCCACTAATGCTGTACTTATTCATCCTGGCCATTGGTTGGCATAATATCAATATCACAATCGTCTTCTCAAACTTTGTGCCATGTAGAAAAACTAATTATTCTTCTTTGATCATGCTGCATCTTTCTCTTGTGCCACCTGGTACATTACAGCATCAGAAAAATAAGGCCTAACTCATCACACAGCTTTTGGTCCAGGCCTTTATCTTTGTTGTCTGTCGCCTTGATTACTGCTGGGGTCTTCTTTCAAGCCTTCTTTAAACCCTTGCAGCTAATCTAGAATACAGCAGCCTCAACACATTAAACTGCACTGAATGCTCACATCCTCCTGCATCAGTTTCAAGTTACTAATGCTTGACCTCAGAGTGAATTCTTACTCCATACCATTTGACTTGACTTGCATTTAAACTTATGCTCCTTCTTTGCCTCTACACTCCTCCAAAGAATGTTTCATGGTGTAGTCATCGCAAACCATCACAGTCCAGACTGGAACAAATTGCTGAGTGGGATCATAGCAGAAGTCCTTTTCTTCAAGGATCCCTTGAAAACTTTTTGCAATGATGTAATATTTACTACTTACACCAAGGCCTCCTACTGCAATAAAGCTTGGCTGATATTCCTCACGTATAAACTGCTTTGGATTAAAGCATCTACAAGGTGAATCAATATAAATGTTAATAGCATATATGAGCAATTAAAACACAGCGTTAGAGGTCTCTGATATAACTGTTAACTTGGAGCATGGTtagataaaggaaaaaaaatctaaagaatTCAAAATGAAGTAACTTCATTATTGGACACAGCTGGTGAAACAAAATTGAATTTCACTGCCTCCAAAACTTAATCTCAAAAAGGGCATTTTCTGTCCTCTGCAATATCACATAATAATACTGCAGTTGTGCAGTTGGATTCTTGGGCTTTGTCACTTGTCTCATCCAGGTTTCTGCAGTCTTGGCTTTTTTCCACCCACACTACTTCTGCAATGCATGACAGGAGCTGATGTGATGAGTAATGCACATTCACCACCTCATATATCCACCAATAATTACTCAAATGTACTGTTCATATTGTTAAAACTCAATTCGGAATATAGGAGACATGATTAGGTGAAGTGCAGAGTGAAAAAAGGTGGTCCAGACTGAGAAAATTAAGAGaaaatctttttgtttatttatttatttaatttattcaga encodes:
- the LOC115046867 gene encoding kelch-like protein 10, with translation MSESSWVQNELRREQQLCDAVIRVDGVEFYTHKLILSNCSPYFRALFTHWSTPDSRVFDIPNVSLDMMRLIIEFAYTGSVPVTQENIQEVFVAADRFAIAGILKACSQILEEQLDVQNCISIWWFTDLYYHPELKHKAFLFILKHFEEVAATSGEFLLLSAQELAKIIENDQLNVKKEQSVFEAVLHWISSAPEKRREYSSLLLSKVRLSLISPEYIMENVNDNEVVKASEECRRILLKTIDVMLDVRAKSFSNSIVYDHLVCPRLPPQILLAIGGWTGGHPSCHFETYNVRAERWVSIINEAKTPVAYHGTAFINTSVYCVGGFDGVFQFNTVHRFDMETHTWHEVAPMHFRRCYVSVTVMDGYIYAMGGFDGHIRLKTAERYEPRTNQWTLIASMNEQRSDASCTTLHGKIYICGGFNGNDCLSTAECYNPKTNQWTLIASMDSRRSGVGVTTYAGRVFAVGGFNGTSRLHTAEAYNPDADTWQEVSPMLNSRSHFGIAVIDDRVFVVGGFNGLSTIPNVECFDIKTGVWSETVDMEVSCSALSCCVVNGLNNMAEYAADSFSQEISDEDEEGMKI